The Streptomyces aurantiacus genome includes a region encoding these proteins:
- a CDS encoding amino acid permease: MSRTTQDVTPGSSGSGDPHPSSLPHGLKQRHLSMIALGGVIGAGLFVGSGAGIAAAGPSIVVAYAVSGLLVMLVMRMLGEMSAAYPSSGSFSAHAERAIGPWAGFTAGWSFWVLLCTAVGLEGIGAAKIMTGWLPGTPEWAWVALFMVAFCGANLAAVKNFGEFEFWFAALKVGAITLFLVLGVLAIAGVLPGSDSPGLAHLTGEGGFLPNGGEGLVIGLLASVFAYGGLETVTIAAAESEDPVRGVASAVRTAMWRIALFYIGSMAVIVTLVPWDSKAVVEQGPYVATLDRLDIPGAGPLMNVVVLVALLSAMNANVYGASRIAYSLVERGQGPRALGRVFGGVPRVAVLASSVFGFGCVLLSYWRPDDVFPWLLNMIGAVILVVWIFVAVAQLRLRRGLEREAPEKLVVRMWAFPVLTWVALAGMVAIFVLMAREPDTRVQLYSTGAMTLALAAAGYAWQRVRERRTP, encoded by the coding sequence ATGTCCCGTACCACCCAGGACGTCACGCCCGGTTCGTCCGGCTCCGGCGACCCGCATCCGTCCTCGCTCCCCCACGGCCTCAAGCAGCGTCATCTGTCGATGATCGCCCTCGGCGGGGTGATCGGCGCGGGCCTGTTCGTCGGCTCCGGCGCGGGGATCGCGGCCGCCGGTCCGTCGATCGTCGTCGCGTACGCCGTCTCCGGCCTTCTCGTCATGCTGGTGATGCGGATGCTCGGCGAGATGTCGGCCGCGTACCCGTCCTCCGGTTCCTTCTCCGCGCACGCCGAGCGGGCCATCGGGCCGTGGGCGGGGTTCACCGCGGGCTGGTCGTTCTGGGTGCTGCTGTGCACGGCGGTCGGGCTGGAGGGCATCGGCGCCGCGAAGATCATGACCGGCTGGCTGCCCGGTACGCCGGAGTGGGCGTGGGTGGCGCTGTTCATGGTCGCCTTCTGCGGCGCGAACCTCGCCGCGGTGAAGAACTTCGGCGAGTTCGAGTTCTGGTTCGCCGCGCTGAAGGTGGGCGCGATCACCCTGTTCCTGGTGCTCGGCGTGCTGGCGATCGCCGGGGTGCTGCCCGGTTCGGACTCCCCCGGCCTCGCCCATCTCACCGGTGAGGGCGGCTTCCTGCCGAACGGCGGCGAGGGACTCGTCATCGGCCTGCTGGCCTCGGTCTTCGCCTACGGCGGTCTGGAGACGGTGACGATCGCGGCGGCCGAGTCCGAGGACCCGGTCCGGGGCGTCGCGAGCGCCGTGCGCACGGCGATGTGGCGCATCGCGCTCTTCTACATCGGCTCGATGGCCGTCATCGTGACGCTCGTCCCGTGGGACTCGAAGGCCGTCGTCGAGCAGGGCCCCTACGTCGCCACCCTCGACCGTCTGGACATCCCGGGAGCCGGTCCGCTCATGAACGTCGTGGTGCTGGTCGCGCTGCTGAGCGCGATGAACGCCAACGTGTACGGCGCCTCGCGCATCGCCTACTCCCTGGTGGAGCGGGGCCAGGGCCCGCGGGCTCTCGGCCGGGTCTTCGGCGGGGTGCCGCGCGTCGCCGTACTGGCCTCCTCCGTCTTCGGCTTCGGCTGCGTCCTGCTCAGCTACTGGCGTCCCGACGACGTCTTCCCCTGGCTGCTCAACATGATCGGGGCGGTGATCCTGGTCGTCTGGATCTTCGTCGCGGTCGCGCAACTGCGCTTGCGGCGCGGGCTGGAGCGGGAGGCCCCGGAGAAGCTGGTCGTACGGATGTGGGCCTTCCCGGTGCTGACCTGGGTGGCGCTGGCCGGGATGGTGGCGATCTTCGTCCTGATGGCCCGGGAGCCGGACACGCGGGTACAGCTGTACTCGACGGGCGCAATGACCCTGGCGCTGGCGGCCGCCGGTTACGCCTGGCAGCGAGTCCGCGAGAGGCGCACCCCGTAG
- a CDS encoding TauD/TfdA dioxygenase family protein gives MSDLEIHKVTARIGARISGVDIAEPLDEETVTALRAALNEHKALVFDDVGLDDEGQQAFAGHFGDLTTAHPTVPAVDGAPNVLPVDSERGRAANNWHTDVTFVLNPPQASTLRSITVPPYGGETLIASSAAAYRNLPEPLRRLADTLWAEHTNDYDYAVPEEEIDEAQAAQRAQFTSIKYRTAHPVVRVHPLTGERGLFIGGFAQRIVGLSVNESRKVLDLLQAHVTRPENVLRHRWSPNQLVLFDNRITQHYAIDNYDGLPRRLNRVTVAGDVPVGIEGKESYSISGDASHYTSVA, from the coding sequence ATGTCCGACCTCGAGATCCACAAGGTCACCGCACGGATCGGCGCCCGGATATCCGGCGTCGACATCGCCGAGCCGCTCGACGAGGAGACGGTCACCGCCCTGCGGGCCGCCCTCAACGAGCACAAGGCACTGGTCTTCGACGACGTCGGCCTGGACGACGAGGGCCAGCAGGCCTTCGCCGGGCACTTCGGCGACCTCACCACCGCCCACCCGACCGTGCCCGCCGTGGACGGCGCCCCGAACGTGCTGCCCGTCGACAGCGAGCGCGGCCGGGCCGCCAACAACTGGCACACCGACGTCACGTTCGTCCTCAACCCCCCGCAGGCCAGCACCCTGCGCAGCATCACGGTCCCGCCGTACGGCGGCGAGACACTGATCGCCAGCTCCGCCGCCGCCTACCGCAATCTGCCCGAGCCCCTCCGCCGGCTCGCGGACACCCTGTGGGCCGAGCACACCAACGACTACGACTACGCGGTGCCCGAGGAGGAGATCGACGAGGCACAGGCCGCCCAGCGCGCCCAGTTCACCTCCATCAAGTACCGCACCGCCCACCCCGTGGTCCGGGTCCATCCGCTGACCGGTGAGCGCGGGCTGTTCATCGGCGGCTTCGCCCAGCGGATCGTCGGCCTGTCCGTGAACGAGTCCCGCAAGGTCCTCGATCTGCTCCAGGCCCATGTCACCCGGCCCGAGAACGTCCTGCGCCACCGCTGGTCGCCGAACCAGCTCGTGCTGTTCGACAACCGGATCACCCAGCACTACGCCATCGACAACTACGACGGTCTGCCGCGTCGCCTGAACCGGGTGACGGTCGCCGGTGACGTGCCGGTCGGCATCGAAGGGAAGGAGAGCTACTCGATCTCGGGCGACGCCTCGCACTACACCTCGGTGGCGTAG
- a CDS encoding LLM class flavin-dependent oxidoreductase produces the protein MTSRQLHLNAFLMNTGHHEASWRLPESDPYAHVELGHYVHLARIAERGTFDSLFLADGPQLWGNIAQRPAGTLEPLTLLTALATATEHIGLVATASTSYNSPYNLARRFASLDIVSGGRAGWNIVTTAGAEAARNFGLDAEPAHAERYARAAEFLDVALKLWDSWEDDAIVADKAAGVWGDDTKIHPPRHSGKYFSVEGALNVPRSPQGYPLLVQAGSSEDGKAFAARYAEAVFTAQQTLKDAQDFYTDLKSRTAAAGRDPGHIKVLPGIVPVIGSTEAEARALEQVLEDHIVYTHGVGRLESLLQLPPGTLELDARLPADLPPESSIEGARSRYTLVVELARRERLTVRQLIGRLGGGRGHLTFAGTPEQVADAIEEWFTLGAADGFNIMPAVLPSGLDAFVDHVVPILRTRGLLREEYGPRRTLRERYGLPRPANQHVPPALARV, from the coding sequence GTGACATCGAGACAGCTCCACCTGAACGCGTTCCTGATGAACACCGGCCACCACGAGGCGTCGTGGCGGCTTCCGGAGAGCGACCCGTACGCCCACGTGGAGCTCGGCCACTACGTCCACCTGGCCCGGATCGCCGAACGCGGCACCTTCGACTCGCTCTTCCTCGCCGACGGACCGCAGCTGTGGGGCAACATCGCCCAACGGCCGGCCGGCACCCTGGAACCCCTCACCCTGCTCACCGCGCTGGCGACGGCAACCGAGCACATCGGCCTCGTCGCCACCGCCTCCACCTCCTACAACTCGCCCTACAACCTGGCCCGCAGGTTCGCCTCCCTGGACATCGTCAGCGGCGGCCGGGCCGGCTGGAACATCGTCACCACGGCGGGCGCCGAGGCCGCCCGCAACTTCGGGCTCGACGCGGAGCCCGCGCACGCCGAGCGGTACGCCCGTGCCGCCGAGTTCCTCGACGTGGCGCTCAAGCTGTGGGACAGCTGGGAGGACGACGCGATCGTCGCCGACAAGGCGGCCGGCGTCTGGGGCGACGACACGAAGATCCATCCGCCCCGGCACAGCGGGAAGTACTTCAGCGTCGAGGGCGCCCTCAACGTCCCGCGCAGTCCGCAGGGTTACCCGCTGCTGGTCCAGGCCGGCTCCTCGGAGGACGGCAAGGCGTTCGCGGCCCGGTACGCGGAGGCGGTGTTCACCGCCCAGCAGACCCTGAAGGACGCCCAGGACTTCTACACCGACCTCAAGTCCCGTACGGCGGCGGCCGGCCGGGACCCCGGCCACATCAAGGTGCTGCCCGGCATCGTCCCGGTGATCGGCTCGACGGAGGCGGAGGCGCGGGCACTCGAACAGGTCCTGGAGGACCACATCGTGTACACGCACGGTGTGGGCCGCCTGGAGAGCCTGCTGCAACTGCCGCCGGGGACACTGGAGTTGGATGCCCGGCTTCCCGCCGACCTGCCCCCGGAGAGCTCCATCGAGGGCGCTAGGAGCCGCTACACACTGGTGGTGGAGCTGGCCCGGCGCGAACGCCTCACCGTGCGGCAGCTGATCGGCCGGCTCGGCGGCGGACGCGGGCACCTGACCTTCGCCGGGACGCCCGAGCAGGTCGCCGACGCCATCGAGGAGTGGTTCACGCTCGGCGCCGCCGACGGATTCAACATCATGCCCGCGGTCCTGCCGTCCGGCCTCGACGCCTTCGTCGACCACGTCGTCCCGATCCTGCGCACCCGCGGCCTGCTCCGCGAGGAGTACGGCCCGCGCCGGACCCTGCGCGAGCGATACGGGCTCCCGCGCCCCGCCAACCAGCACGTCCCCCCGGCACTCGCCCGAGTCTGA
- a CDS encoding ABC transporter ATP-binding protein: MATHAEQLTRPTVQLRGLTRSFGDRTVLDGIDLDLPPGQFTALLGHSGSGKSTLLRAIAGLDHEVTGSGRLAAPERVSVVFQDSRLLPWRRVLDNVLLGLGGEDADRRGREALDEVGLKGRERAWPNELSGGEAQRAALARSLVREPELLLADEPFGALDALTRIKMHALLRKLWKRHRPAVLLVTHDVDEAIVLADRVLVLDRGRVGLDLTIDRPHPRSYRDPLLGEYRERLLSALGVTEDHQ; this comes from the coding sequence ATGGCGACGCACGCTGAGCAGCTGACCCGTCCCACAGTCCAACTCCGGGGTCTCACCAGGTCGTTCGGCGACCGGACGGTCCTCGACGGCATCGATCTGGACCTCCCGCCCGGCCAGTTCACGGCTCTGCTCGGACACAGCGGATCCGGCAAGAGCACCCTGCTGCGGGCCATCGCCGGGCTCGACCACGAGGTGACCGGAAGTGGCCGGCTCGCTGCTCCCGAGCGGGTGTCCGTGGTGTTTCAGGACTCCCGCCTGCTGCCCTGGCGCCGGGTCCTGGACAACGTGCTGCTGGGTCTCGGCGGCGAGGACGCCGACCGCAGGGGCCGTGAGGCTCTCGACGAGGTGGGGCTGAAGGGACGCGAGCGGGCCTGGCCCAACGAGCTGTCCGGCGGTGAGGCCCAGCGCGCCGCACTGGCCCGCTCCCTCGTCCGCGAGCCCGAACTCCTGCTGGCCGACGAGCCGTTCGGCGCACTGGACGCGCTCACCCGCATCAAGATGCACGCCCTGTTGCGCAAGCTGTGGAAGCGCCACCGGCCGGCCGTCCTGCTCGTCACCCACGACGTGGACGAGGCGATCGTGCTCGCCGACCGCGTGCTCGTGCTCGACCGGGGCCGCGTCGGCCTCGACCTGACCATCGACCGCCCGCACCCGCGCTCGTACCGCGACCCGCTGCTGGGCGAATACCGGGAGCGGCTGCTGTCCGCGCTCGGCGTGACGGAGGACCACCAGTGA
- a CDS encoding ABC transporter permease, whose translation MSAVTTSTTTTTAPVVTDARAVPKARRPRGLSPGRPLPAARLIGPVLLLALWAGASAAGRLDPGAIPAPWTVLESGVQLWTDGTLPGDVLTSLQRAGAGFAIGLTAGVVLALASGLTRTGEALIDGTVNLNRAIPTLGLIPLFILWLGIGETFKIAIIAIVVYIPIYLNLHSALSGIDHRYVELAEVQGLSRWAFVRQVVIPGALPGFFVGLRLGVTGSWLGLVVLEQINATSGLGYMMFQAQNYGQTDVILVGLVVYGIFGLASDSTVRLIERRVLSWRRTLSS comes from the coding sequence GTGAGCGCCGTGACCACGAGCACCACGACCACGACCGCGCCCGTCGTCACCGACGCCCGGGCCGTGCCGAAGGCGCGCCGCCCCCGCGGCCTGTCACCCGGCAGGCCCCTGCCCGCCGCCCGGCTCATCGGCCCCGTCCTCCTCCTCGCCCTGTGGGCGGGGGCCTCGGCCGCCGGCCGACTGGATCCGGGCGCGATCCCCGCACCCTGGACGGTGCTGGAATCCGGCGTCCAGCTGTGGACCGACGGCACACTGCCGGGCGACGTCCTGACCTCGCTGCAGCGGGCCGGTGCCGGGTTCGCGATCGGTCTGACCGCCGGGGTGGTGCTCGCGCTGGCCTCCGGGCTCACCCGGACCGGGGAGGCGCTGATCGACGGGACGGTGAACCTCAACAGGGCGATCCCCACCCTCGGCCTGATCCCGCTGTTCATCCTCTGGCTGGGCATCGGCGAGACCTTCAAGATCGCGATCATCGCCATCGTCGTCTACATCCCGATCTATCTGAACCTGCACTCCGCGCTGTCCGGCATCGACCACCGGTACGTCGAACTCGCCGAGGTCCAGGGGCTGTCCAGGTGGGCCTTCGTCCGGCAGGTCGTCATACCCGGCGCCCTGCCCGGCTTCTTCGTCGGCCTGCGGCTCGGGGTGACCGGCTCCTGGCTCGGCCTGGTCGTGCTGGAGCAGATCAACGCCACCAGCGGGCTCGGTTACATGATGTTCCAGGCCCAGAACTACGGCCAGACGGACGTCATCCTCGTCGGCCTGGTCGTCTACGGCATCTTCGGACTCGCCTCCGACAGCACGGTCCGCCTCATCGAACGGAGGGTGCTGTCATGGCGACGCACGCTGAGCAGCTGA
- a CDS encoding ABC transporter substrate-binding protein — MPPLSASGIDRRLFLSSVLGAAATAGLSGCAGSSAATTGAGGSTSAPLAAKVPLGTSLKISSYQGVQQLQLKLAGLSDLPFKVSSWANIGAGPDVINAFRSASLDVANNAGIPPIQAHYQGFDAKIVAINVTRKPNYLFATKPGSDIRTVQDFKGRKLAFSQGQAQGVVLLRALKQAGLKYDDVQLVPLTSNQFLTALQAGQVDIAPLANQQSPAYLKQYGARGARTIPTDVVDLLNLLWAPVSVLADRAKAAAVAAYIPRWAKGQVWAYEHPDDWNEEFYVKTQNLTLAQAESITELANKPLFPPSWDEAVKWEQETADLLADGGFVKGFKVDSLFDRRFEGLAAKAVTAEYRR; from the coding sequence ATGCCACCTCTGTCCGCGTCCGGAATCGACCGGCGGCTCTTCCTCTCCTCCGTGCTCGGCGCCGCCGCCACCGCCGGGCTCAGCGGTTGCGCGGGCAGCAGCGCCGCCACCACCGGGGCCGGCGGGTCGACGTCCGCCCCGCTGGCGGCCAAGGTCCCGTTGGGTACGAGCCTCAAGATCTCCTCGTACCAGGGCGTCCAGCAACTGCAGCTCAAGCTCGCGGGCCTGTCCGACCTGCCGTTCAAGGTCTCCTCCTGGGCGAACATCGGCGCCGGTCCCGACGTCATCAACGCCTTCCGCTCCGCGTCCCTTGACGTCGCCAACAACGCGGGCATCCCGCCCATCCAGGCGCACTACCAGGGCTTCGACGCGAAGATCGTCGCGATCAACGTCACCCGCAAGCCCAACTACCTCTTCGCCACCAAGCCCGGCAGCGACATCCGGACCGTCCAGGACTTCAAGGGCAGGAAGCTGGCCTTCTCACAGGGCCAGGCCCAGGGTGTCGTGCTGCTGCGGGCCCTCAAGCAGGCCGGGCTGAAGTACGACGACGTGCAGTTGGTGCCGTTGACCAGCAACCAGTTCCTCACCGCGCTCCAGGCGGGCCAGGTGGACATCGCCCCGCTCGCCAACCAGCAGTCACCGGCCTACCTCAAGCAGTACGGGGCCAGGGGCGCCCGCACCATCCCCACCGACGTCGTGGACCTGCTCAACCTGCTGTGGGCACCCGTCTCCGTGCTGGCCGACAGGGCCAAGGCGGCCGCGGTCGCCGCGTACATCCCGCGCTGGGCCAAGGGCCAGGTGTGGGCGTACGAGCATCCCGACGACTGGAACGAGGAGTTCTACGTCAAGACGCAGAACCTGACGCTCGCCCAGGCCGAGTCGATCACCGAACTCGCCAACAAGCCGCTCTTCCCACCCAGTTGGGACGAGGCCGTGAAGTGGGAGCAGGAGACCGCGGACCTGCTGGCCGACGGCGGCTTCGTGAAGGGGTTCAAGGTCGACTCGCTCTTCGACCGGCGCTTCGAGGGCCTCGCGGCGAAGGCCGTCACGGCGGAGTACCGGAGGTGA
- a CDS encoding biotin transporter BioY, which yields MATAVAPAHPRQVLADLLPASRVRDVALVAGGAALVGLAAQLAVPVPGSPVPVTGQTFAALLVGTALGAGRGLASLALYALLGLAGMPWFAEGSSGVTASFGYILGMLLAATVVGALARRGADRSVVRMAGAMLLGEAIIYAIGVPYLAFAADLTAAQAVAAGLTPFLVGDALKAALAMGVLPAAWKFVKRES from the coding sequence ATGGCCACCGCCGTCGCCCCCGCCCACCCGCGCCAGGTCCTCGCCGACCTCCTCCCCGCCTCCCGCGTCAGGGACGTCGCACTCGTGGCGGGCGGCGCCGCGCTCGTAGGCCTCGCCGCCCAGCTCGCGGTGCCCGTACCGGGATCCCCGGTGCCGGTGACCGGCCAGACCTTCGCCGCCCTGCTCGTCGGCACCGCGCTCGGCGCCGGCCGCGGCCTGGCCTCCCTCGCCCTGTACGCACTGCTCGGTCTGGCCGGAATGCCGTGGTTCGCCGAAGGCAGCTCCGGCGTGACCGCGTCCTTCGGCTACATCCTCGGCATGCTGCTCGCCGCGACCGTCGTGGGCGCCCTCGCCCGCCGCGGCGCCGACCGCTCGGTCGTGCGCATGGCGGGCGCGATGCTGCTGGGCGAGGCGATCATCTACGCGATCGGCGTCCCGTACCTGGCCTTCGCCGCCGACCTGACGGCGGCCCAGGCCGTCGCGGCGGGCCTCACCCCGTTCCTCGTCGGCGACGCGCTGAAGGCCGCCCTGGCGATGGGCGTCCTCCCCGCCGCCTGGAAGTTCGTCAAGCGCGAGAGCTGA
- a CDS encoding protein kinase domain-containing protein, which produces MGRVWRAVDEVLDRQVAVKEMRIDGMDQEDARTRRERTLREARATARIDHPNVVRVYDVVDEGERLWIVMELVDGRSLERVVAEDGPLTARDTARIGLELVAALGQVHAGGVLHRDIKPGNVLVERRAGRVVLTDFGIAAIQNTEALTMAGMLVGSPDYMAPERVSGRPQGPPSDLWSLGATLCAALGGRSPFSRATTFATLHAVLYEEPEIPAAGELRDLLTTLLQKDPAGRPGLEELAEALGPVADGSTGTAAPAVPREETTAPAPAPAPARTATVTATEVPVPDDPGSGVPDTGTGPGAGRPEPGAEPDSRAASEPESEAPVPLRVEHPTTPFRRLPVLEPPLVTPPTHEGAHGSAEPVEDAVPLRATPATPEASAGPGGTDPTGPTGHAGFTHPDVENASSEAPPEGTPEIPSEGAAPGHVFHASGIRSKRPEPPEPTGSKGPTGSQGQAEAEPPKSPDPKPPDPQAERSPDPQAEVNSALPTRPRVAVPMPPGELPGPAAPSGSRGTGNGTRARNALVAAVGVLVAGVVAAVVLPGLGGSPDDKDRAAPSSSAAPSPSSSSSSSDEGGPAGPDPTVAGTARPAGSRTEAGMYAWVPPEGWERVVQSGAEVHYTSPDRMQEILANAAPARGNLMDQWEKTEKTTSKGLDYQRIRLEETTFRGAPAVVWEYTVTAKGLPWHARLLGFDTGGKSYEITTWYRPDIEDRALPVYEKVKDGFTPM; this is translated from the coding sequence ATGGGGCGAGTGTGGCGTGCCGTCGACGAAGTGCTCGACCGGCAGGTCGCCGTCAAGGAAATGCGCATCGACGGCATGGACCAGGAGGACGCCAGGACCCGCCGCGAACGGACCCTGCGCGAGGCCCGGGCCACCGCCCGCATAGACCATCCCAACGTGGTGCGCGTGTACGACGTGGTGGACGAGGGCGAGCGCCTGTGGATCGTGATGGAGCTGGTCGACGGCCGTTCCCTCGAACGGGTTGTCGCGGAGGACGGCCCGTTGACCGCGCGCGACACGGCCCGGATCGGTCTGGAACTGGTGGCGGCGCTCGGGCAGGTGCACGCGGGCGGCGTCCTGCACCGGGACATCAAGCCGGGCAACGTACTCGTCGAGCGGCGCGCCGGCCGGGTCGTGCTCACCGACTTCGGCATCGCCGCCATCCAGAACACCGAGGCCCTGACGATGGCGGGCATGTTGGTCGGCTCCCCCGACTACATGGCCCCCGAGCGGGTCTCCGGCCGCCCGCAGGGCCCGCCCTCCGACCTCTGGTCCCTGGGCGCCACCCTCTGCGCGGCACTGGGCGGCCGCTCCCCCTTCTCCCGTGCGACGACCTTCGCGACCCTGCACGCCGTGCTGTACGAGGAGCCCGAGATCCCGGCGGCGGGGGAGTTGCGGGACCTCCTCACGACCCTGCTTCAGAAGGACCCGGCGGGACGGCCCGGACTGGAGGAACTGGCCGAGGCCCTCGGCCCGGTGGCGGACGGCAGCACGGGGACGGCGGCACCGGCTGTTCCCAGGGAGGAGACCACCGCACCGGCACCGGCACCGGCACCGGCACGGACGGCGACGGTGACGGCGACGGAGGTGCCGGTTCCCGACGACCCGGGCTCCGGCGTGCCAGACACCGGCACGGGACCGGGCGCCGGACGGCCCGAGCCAGGAGCAGAACCGGATTCGCGGGCAGCGTCGGAGCCGGAGTCCGAGGCTCCCGTCCCCCTACGGGTCGAGCACCCGACGACCCCGTTCCGGCGCCTCCCCGTCCTGGAGCCGCCTCTCGTCACCCCGCCGACGCACGAGGGCGCCCACGGCTCGGCGGAACCGGTGGAGGACGCCGTACCGCTCCGGGCGACTCCGGCAACTCCCGAGGCGTCCGCGGGCCCTGGCGGCACCGATCCCACTGGTCCCACCGGTCACGCGGGGTTCACCCACCCCGACGTCGAGAACGCCTCCTCCGAAGCGCCACCCGAGGGCACCCCCGAAATCCCCTCGGAGGGCGCGGCGCCCGGCCACGTCTTCCACGCGTCCGGGATCCGTTCAAAACGGCCGGAACCACCGGAGCCGACGGGGTCGAAGGGACCGACGGGATCACAGGGGCAGGCGGAAGCGGAACCACCGAAGTCGCCGGACCCGAAGCCACCGGACCCGCAGGCCGAGAGGTCGCCGGACCCGCAGGCCGAAGTGAACTCCGCGCTTCCCACCAGGCCCCGGGTCGCTGTCCCCATGCCGCCGGGCGAACTGCCGGGCCCCGCCGCGCCGTCCGGATCGCGGGGCACGGGGAACGGCACCCGAGCCCGCAATGCCCTCGTGGCCGCCGTGGGAGTGCTCGTCGCCGGAGTCGTCGCCGCCGTGGTCCTGCCGGGACTCGGCGGATCGCCCGACGACAAGGACAGGGCTGCCCCGTCCTCCTCCGCCGCCCCCTCCCCGTCTTCGTCCTCTTCCTCCTCCGACGAGGGCGGCCCGGCCGGCCCGGACCCCACCGTCGCGGGCACCGCACGCCCGGCGGGCTCCCGTACGGAGGCCGGTATGTACGCCTGGGTTCCGCCCGAGGGATGGGAACGGGTGGTGCAGAGCGGTGCCGAGGTCCACTACACGTCACCGGACCGGATGCAGGAGATCCTGGCTAACGCGGCCCCGGCACGCGGCAATCTGATGGACCAGTGGGAGAAGACGGAGAAGACCACCAGCAAGGGCCTGGACTACCAGCGGATCCGTCTGGAGGAGACCACGTTCCGCGGGGCGCCCGCGGTCGTCTGGGAGTACACGGTCACGGCGAAGGGACTGCCCTGGCACGCCCGTCTGCTCGGATTCGACACCGGCGGCAAGTCCTACGAGATCACCACCTGGTACCGCCCGGACATCGAGGACAGGGCGCTCCCCGTCTACGAGAAGGTCAAGGACGGCTTCACGCCCATGTGA
- a CDS encoding amino acid permease, with translation MTSQPTLTKAGNGPEGPEPGGPDAGLQAGLKNRHLSMIAIGGVIGAGLFVGSSSGIATAGPGILLSYALVGTMVVLVMRMLGEMSAANPTSGSFSAHADRALGRWAGFSIGWLYWFFWVVVLAIEATAGAVILESWIPAVPQWGWALIVMIVLTATNLVSVGSYGEFEFWFAGIKVVAIGAFIVIGGLAVFGVLPGVDSDSAGLGNLTDHGGFLPNGPGAILTGILLVVFSFMGSEIATLAAGESENPQRAVTKSTNSIIWRIGVFYLGSIFVVVTLLPWDSEAIQKDGSYVAALNSLGIPNAGEIMKFIVLTSVLSCLNSGLYTASRMAFSLGQRGDAPKAFARTTGRGVPRTAILASVAFGFVAVFFNYEFPDSVFLFLVNSSGAVALFVWLVICLSQLRMRKIIERETPEKLVVRMWLYPYLTYATIALIVFVLGYMLTDTEHDGRKTVLLSLLVAAVVVGIALVLEKVRRGKAELPEQREAPDAKL, from the coding sequence ATGACCTCGCAGCCGACCCTGACGAAGGCCGGAAACGGCCCCGAAGGACCCGAACCCGGAGGACCCGACGCCGGTCTGCAGGCCGGGCTCAAGAACCGTCACCTGTCGATGATCGCCATCGGCGGCGTCATCGGCGCCGGCCTGTTCGTCGGCTCCAGCTCAGGCATCGCCACCGCGGGTCCCGGCATCCTCCTGTCGTACGCCCTCGTCGGAACGATGGTCGTCCTCGTGATGCGGATGCTCGGCGAGATGTCCGCCGCCAATCCGACCTCGGGTTCGTTCTCCGCGCACGCCGACCGCGCGCTCGGCCGCTGGGCGGGCTTCTCGATCGGCTGGCTGTACTGGTTCTTCTGGGTCGTCGTCCTCGCCATCGAGGCGACCGCGGGCGCGGTCATCCTGGAGAGCTGGATCCCCGCCGTGCCGCAGTGGGGCTGGGCGCTCATCGTCATGATCGTGCTGACCGCGACGAACCTGGTCTCCGTCGGCTCGTACGGCGAGTTCGAGTTCTGGTTCGCCGGGATCAAGGTCGTCGCGATCGGCGCGTTCATCGTGATCGGCGGGCTCGCGGTCTTCGGTGTACTGCCGGGTGTGGACAGCGACAGCGCCGGGCTCGGCAACCTCACGGACCACGGCGGCTTCCTGCCGAACGGCCCCGGTGCGATCCTCACCGGCATCCTGCTCGTCGTCTTCTCCTTCATGGGCAGCGAGATCGCCACCCTCGCGGCGGGAGAGTCGGAGAACCCCCAGCGCGCGGTCACCAAGTCCACCAACAGCATCATCTGGCGGATCGGAGTCTTCTACCTCGGCTCGATCTTCGTCGTCGTCACACTGCTGCCCTGGGACTCCGAGGCCATCCAGAAGGACGGCTCGTACGTCGCCGCCCTGAACTCGCTCGGTATCCCGAACGCCGGCGAGATCATGAAGTTCATCGTGCTGACGTCCGTCCTGTCCTGCCTCAACTCGGGGCTCTACACGGCCTCCCGCATGGCGTTCTCGCTCGGACAGCGCGGTGACGCGCCGAAGGCCTTCGCCCGCACCACCGGCCGTGGCGTCCCGAGGACCGCGATCCTCGCGTCGGTCGCCTTCGGCTTCGTCGCCGTGTTCTTCAACTACGAGTTCCCCGACTCGGTCTTCCTCTTCCTGGTCAACTCCTCCGGTGCGGTCGCCCTGTTCGTCTGGCTCGTCATCTGTCTCTCGCAGCTGCGGATGCGGAAGATCATCGAGCGCGAGACGCCGGAGAAGCTGGTCGTGCGGATGTGGCTGTACCCGTACCTGACGTACGCGACGATCGCGCTGATCGTCTTCGTACTGGGCTACATGCTCACCGACACCGAGCACGACGGCCGCAAGACGGTCCTGCTGTCGCTCCTCGTGGCGGCCGTGGTGGTGGGCATCGCGCTGGTGCTGGAGAAGGTGCGCCGCGGCAAGGCCGAACTCCCCGAGCAGCGGGAAGCACCGGACGCCAAGCTCTGA